TATAGGCAGCCTGCGCCGGCAGGGTTTGGGCGAGGACCAGTGCCCACACCAGCCATGCGCGCAGCAGGGCTCTCTTGATTTGATTCACAACTTCCCTCCGGTGCAAGCAAACAGGCCTCCGGGTCTCAGGACCAAGGCGGCGGCAAGGCACACTGGCGTGCTACCCTGATGCCACGATGGAATCGCTCCGGACGGCGATCGACACCCTGCCGACAGGCCATGGGGTCTACTTCTTTTTCGACGCACGCGACCGCCTGCTTTACATCGGGAAGTCGGTCAACGTGCGTGCCCGGGTCCGAAGTTACTTTCGTGATGACGGAGGGCACACGGCGCGTACGGCCAGACTGAAGCACGAGGTCGTGAGGGTCGAGAGCCAAACGTGCGGTTCTGAGTTGGAGGCCCTTCTGCTCGAGAGCCGTCTGATCAAGGAGCGAATTCCTCTCTATAACATCAGGGGACGCAGCTACCGTCACTTTCCCTTCGTGAAGATCACCCAGGAGGCCTTTCCCCGCGTCCTGCTCACCTTCGAATTGCGGGATGACGGCGCGCGTTACTACGGTCCGTTTGTCGGCGAGATTCGCGTCCAAGAAGCCCTGGATGCCCTGCGTCCCATCTTTACCTGGCGCAGTTGCATGCCATTGGCTCGACAGGTCTGTTTCGAACATACCATCGGTCGTTGCCAGGCCCCCTGTGTGGGACTGGTGGCAGAGTCTGACTATGGAGAGGCGCTGGAAGCTTTGACGGCTTTCCTGTCCGGCGAGGTGACGGGACCGCTTGAAGCCCTGGAACAGGACATGAACAGGGCTGCGGAGTCCCTGGCCTTCGAACGCGCCGCAGTGCTGCGCGATCGACTTTTCCGTTTGAGAGCCTGGGTCCAGCAACAGCAAGCCATACAGGCCGTGCAGACCCAACTGGACTGTCTGGTGGTGTTGCCAGCATCGACGCCAGATCGAGTCAACTGGCTTCTGGTACGGCGTGGACGCCTGGTTCACAGCGAATGCGAGATCACGCCTCAGGATCGGGGGCGCGCCTGCAAGCGCATCCGAGCCGCCATGGCCCACCCAACGCCCTCGCTCGCGGTTCGACAGTCAGAGATGGAGGAGATCAACATTGTATCGGGCTGGCTTCACCGCCACACCGATTCAGAACGTTGCATCCGCCTCTCCGGCGAAACCATGAAGGAGGCCTTGACGCAGGCGTGGCAGCTTTCATTCGGCGCCGAGAAGCAAGCCAGTCAGCGGTTCCGTTCGGCCGCGATGGCGCGCTGAAGAGCGAGGGCATCTTCGATCTGGGCGGAGGTGCAATGTCCGAGTTGCACCAAAGCCTCACCCAACTGGCAGCCCAAGGCCTGCTGCCGGTCCAAAGCCTCCAACAACTGAATGAAGCCAATGTCGCCCTGATTCAGCAGCAATTCCCCCAGACGGATGCCGGCCTTGTAGTCCTTCAAGGCTTTCACCAGATTTTCAGCCGAAAGCACGCCACGTTTGACCAGCAACTCGCCGATTTTCAGGTGTGCCTTGAGGCTCTTCTGCGCCAGCAGGCCCTCTTCGAGCTCCGTGCGGGTAATCATCCCCTGAGAAATCAAGAATTCGCCAAAGAATCCAGCATTGATTTCTTCCAAAAAAGATTCCCGCACGTGTTTGGAGGTTTCAAACATCAACGCGCACCTTCCTCGGTATCAAAGGGCAGCCTGGGTTCCCGTTCGAGCGAATCCTGGCGAAAGACAGGAGCGTCCAGATGAGTCGACCCGAGCGGACGGGTCGCCGGTGACTGCACGGGGTCCAGGCGCAAAGAGCGTTCAAGGCTGGCCTGGATCCCAGCGATCCGCTCAGTCGTCCGCGGCAATCCCAAGCCGTGCAGGACCGCCTGGACCAGCTCGTCTGTTGAGAAAAACGGGATGTGAGAGGAAATTTTCCAGGTCTCGTCCATGCTCAGAGGTTTATCTGCCAGGTAGTTGATGAAATGGTTCATCAGGATTTCGACCATCTGTGGCAACTGTCGGATGCTGTACCCCTGGCGCAAAAGGCTCTGCAGGACCAGCCGCAGCTCACTCACCGACATGAAGCGCCCCAACAGTTCCTGGAGCGTTTCGCGACCAATCTCGACCTCGCGGACGCGCAACACCTGGTCAAGTTCATGATTGGTAAACAACCGATGCGCGTGACGCCGGACCAGCGATGCCAGGTGTTCAGCCAGCAACTCTTCGGCCGAACTCACTTCACCAGCCCAGGCATTCGAGGCGGCCTGCGCAATCCAAACCATGGGAATCGGGCGTACAGGGTGCGGTTCTGAGGCCCAAGCAGGGGGAAGCTCTGGCCCCAGGGCCGCCACGCACCCAGGTACCAGGCGACCTTCAGCCAAGGTTTCCCCCTGGATTCGCAGCGCGTAGATCTCCTGAGGCATGGCTGGATTTTGCACCACGGTCACAGCGGGAAAGGCAAAGCCCAGTTCGTGCGCCAGTTGGTACCTGGCGCGACCGATCAAATCCTGAATCAGAGAATGGGACTCTGCGGCTGACAGTGCCTGGACCAACCCTGGATGCATTTCAAGCGCCAGCGGGGGGGAGACCAAGGATTGCAGCACCATCTCCGGCACCCGGCCGATAAAAATCTCCGCGGAGGCCTCCCCGGAGGTCACCAGCGACTGCGTGCCCGGAGGAGGGACCAGGGCCTGGTCGCGCGAGGAGCGCAGCCCGCCTAGCAAACCGGTGATGGCCCTCTTGGCGCCATCGAGTAGCCCGCTGCCGCCCGGCGGTGGAACCAGTTCCGCCGGCCAAAGCCCCACGGCCAATAGCTGTCGGTGAATCAAACGGAGGCGAGCCGGGTCGTGGCGAGCCACATAGTCGTCCCAATCTTCTTCGAGAAGGAGGCAATACTCCGCGAAGAGGCGCATCGCGTCTTCGTAGCGGTAGCGACCCACCAGCAGATTGAGCGCTTTCTCCCTGTCGACCATGTCAGCCATCCTTCGGTCGGAGACAATCCGAAGCCGCTCCCGCGCCAGCGTGCAGCCATGAGCACCAGACGGACCAGCATACTCCCTCCCATTTATACCCCGAAAGGTCTCCCTGACGCGAGAGTCCCACCAGCCAGCCGGCAGCTGACGCGCATCCATCATTGACGCCTCTCGACGAATTTCATTTACTGAAGAGGTGCATTTTTGTGACGGAGACGCGCATGTCCACTGACCTGTTAATCGCTGCCAGCGCCCTGGCGATCACGTCGGTGGCCGGCGCGGTTCTCTGGGTTGCCTGGCAGGCGGGCCGTCTGCTCGACCGACTCCATTCAGACACCTTGCCGAGGGTTCACCACACCTTGGAGGCATTGCAGGTCAATCTCCAGGAAGTGGAACGTCTGACGCGGGATGTCGACACCACGGTGAGTCAGGCCAATGAAATCGTTGAGGTGGCCCATCGTTCCGTGCAAGGAATCGAGTCAGGGATTCGGACCACCTGCCAGGCGATCAAGACCCAGGGGCGCTTACGATGGGCCAGCGCCTGTGCAGGGCTGGCTGCAGCGTGGCAAGTCTGCCGTTCGGGCCCGGACTCGGTTCAGGAAGTGACGGCACCTGCTGAAGCCGAGCCGTGTGCCAGCGCAGCATCGCCCATCGCAGCCACCCAATAGCGGCGGTCCGACGCGTCACCGGCTGGAGGCGCGCTGAACCCGCGTCCAGACCGCAGACTGTCGCCTCGTCAGATAACGCCAGGCACCTGCCAGCATGGCCAATTGCGCCATCACGAAGAAGGCCGGCGCCGCCGCCCAACCTGCCGCGCGGCCTGTGGTTTCCCTCCAGAAGCCGAACGCAGCAACTCCCCATAGCGCCAGTTGCAGGCCGAAGATAGCCCGGTAGGGCATCTGTTCGAGCAGGATCAGATTGAGCGGCAGGAGGGCCAGAAAAGGTCCCGGCACCACCAGCCAACGCATCACCCGATGAGAGAAGAAAAACCAGCAAACAAGGCCGAACCGAGGCGCCAGCAAGCCTGCACTCCGAAACACGGCCTGCCATCCCCCGGCCGCAATTCGGGTCTTCCGAGCGAACTCGTCTCGCAAGGACCCACTGGGGAGTTCCGTCGCCACGGCCCGCGGCTCGTACACCACGCGAAACCCATCCAGCAACTGACGCATCGTCAAAATGTAATCCTCGATGATGCTGTCCGCAGGCGGTGGAATAAAACGGCTACGCCGCACGGCCAAAATTTCGCCGGCAGCCCCCATCACCGCGCCATGGCGTGATTCCTGTGCTTTCAGCCAGGACTCCAATCGCCAGTAAAGCCCGTCCACCGCAGCGGCCTCCCTCCACGAGCCGACGACACGTTTTTCGCCGGCCACCAAGGCCACACGCTCGTCCTGAAACGGCTGGACCAGATGCCATACGGCACGACGGTTGAACATGGCATTGGCATCCGAAAAAACCAGCACCTCACCGCGGGCTGCTGCCACAGCTCGGCTGACCGCGTGGTTTTTGCCTGCACGCTCGGGCTGATGGAGAAAACGCACACCGTGCTTGAGAAAGGGCCGCACCCGGCGACAGGTGTCGTCTCGACTCCCATCCGTCACGACCAGAATTTCCAGCCGCTCGCGTGGATATTGCTGGGCCAGACAGTTTTTCAGTTTGGCCCGAATCACATCCTGTTCGTCACAAGCGGCCACGATCATCGTGACGTGGGGCAACCG
The sequence above is a segment of the Candidatus Sericytochromatia bacterium genome. Coding sequences within it:
- a CDS encoding GIY-YIG nuclease family protein, with protein sequence MESLRTAIDTLPTGHGVYFFFDARDRLLYIGKSVNVRARVRSYFRDDGGHTARTARLKHEVVRVESQTCGSELEALLLESRLIKERIPLYNIRGRSYRHFPFVKITQEAFPRVLLTFELRDDGARYYGPFVGEIRVQEALDALRPIFTWRSCMPLARQVCFEHTIGRCQAPCVGLVAESDYGEALEALTAFLSGEVTGPLEALEQDMNRAAESLAFERAAVLRDRLFRLRAWVQQQQAIQAVQTQLDCLVVLPASTPDRVNWLLVRRGRLVHSECEITPQDRGRACKRIRAAMAHPTPSLAVRQSEMEEINIVSGWLHRHTDSERCIRLSGETMKEALTQAWQLSFGAEKQASQRFRSAAMAR
- a CDS encoding FHIPEP family type III secretion protein produces the protein MVDREKALNLLVGRYRYEDAMRLFAEYCLLLEEDWDDYVARHDPARLRLIHRQLLAVGLWPAELVPPPGGSGLLDGAKRAITGLLGGLRSSRDQALVPPPGTQSLVTSGEASAEIFIGRVPEMVLQSLVSPPLALEMHPGLVQALSAAESHSLIQDLIGRARYQLAHELGFAFPAVTVVQNPAMPQEIYALRIQGETLAEGRLVPGCVAALGPELPPAWASEPHPVRPIPMVWIAQAASNAWAGEVSSAEELLAEHLASLVRRHAHRLFTNHELDQVLRVREVEIGRETLQELLGRFMSVSELRLVLQSLLRQGYSIRQLPQMVEILMNHFINYLADKPLSMDETWKISSHIPFFSTDELVQAVLHGLGLPRTTERIAGIQASLERSLRLDPVQSPATRPLGSTHLDAPVFRQDSLEREPRLPFDTEEGAR
- a CDS encoding glycosyltransferase family 2 protein, whose product is MLSFEAIFWTCVLLCAYPYALFPGLLVLLRAVRPGESLASAHHRLPHVTMIVAACDEQDVIRAKLKNCLAQQYPRERLEILVVTDGSRDDTCRRVRPFLKHGVRFLHQPERAGKNHAVSRAVAAARGEVLVFSDANAMFNRRAVWHLVQPFQDERVALVAGEKRVVGSWREAAAVDGLYWRLESWLKAQESRHGAVMGAAGEILAVRRSRFIPPPADSIIEDYILTMRQLLDGFRVVYEPRAVATELPSGSLRDEFARKTRIAAGGWQAVFRSAGLLAPRFGLVCWFFFSHRVMRWLVVPGPFLALLPLNLILLEQMPYRAIFGLQLALWGVAAFGFWRETTGRAAGWAAAPAFFVMAQLAMLAGAWRYLTRRQSAVWTRVQRASSR